The Cohaesibacter gelatinilyticus genome contains a region encoding:
- the cysN gene encoding sulfate adenylyltransferase subunit CysN codes for MNQAVSLSPAIDAGTPASALSNYLAAQQEKSFLRFITCGSVDDGKSTLIGRLLYDTKLIFEDQLSALERDSKRHGTVGEEIDFALLLDGLQAEREQGITIDVAYRFFATDKRKFIVADTPGHEQYTRNMATGASNCDLAVILVDARHGIVTQTRRHSFINSLIGVRHVVLAINKIDLVDHDQTVFDRIVADYEQFASGFDFDSITAIPLSARFGDNVVERGPNLDWYDGPTLLSHLENIEISKDESARPLRFPVQWVNRPNLDFRGFSGTVSSGRVSVGDEIVVAKSGKTSRIKDIVTFDGSQQDAEAGEAVTLTLEDEIDISRGDIITQPDHRPHISNQIAAHLIWMDDAPLLAGRSYVLKIGSQEVNASITTIKHKVEINSFAHEAASKLGLNEIGFCNLSTSSPIVFDKYEEDRQTGSFILIDRFTNQTVAAGLVWFGLGRGENLVWHNLDVDKKARSEQKHQKAKVLWFTGLSGSGKSTIANLVEKKLHAVGKHTYLLDGDNVRHGLNKDLGFSDEDRVENIRRVGEVAKLMADAGLITLVSFISPFQAERDLVRGMLDEDEFAEIFIDTPLEVCEERDPKGLYGKARKGEIANFTGISSPYEAPANPDVHVKTTERNAEDAALHIIREVLGEDGIDPDLADFTI; via the coding sequence ATGAACCAAGCTGTTTCCCTCTCTCCTGCAATTGATGCAGGCACTCCTGCTTCCGCGCTGTCCAACTATCTGGCTGCACAGCAGGAAAAGAGCTTTTTGCGTTTTATTACCTGCGGTAGTGTTGATGATGGCAAGTCCACTCTGATTGGGCGCTTGCTCTATGATACGAAACTGATTTTCGAAGATCAGCTTTCAGCTTTGGAACGCGATTCCAAACGTCACGGCACCGTCGGTGAAGAGATAGACTTCGCACTGTTGCTTGATGGTCTACAGGCCGAGCGCGAACAGGGCATCACCATTGATGTGGCCTACCGCTTCTTCGCCACCGACAAAAGAAAATTCATCGTAGCGGATACACCCGGACATGAGCAATATACCCGGAATATGGCGACTGGCGCGTCAAACTGTGATCTGGCTGTCATTCTGGTCGACGCTCGCCATGGCATTGTAACCCAGACCCGTCGTCACAGCTTTATCAATAGCCTGATCGGTGTGCGCCATGTGGTGCTAGCGATCAACAAGATCGACCTTGTAGACCATGATCAGACGGTTTTTGACAGGATTGTCGCCGATTATGAGCAATTTGCCTCCGGTTTTGATTTTGACTCGATCACTGCTATCCCACTGTCCGCTCGCTTTGGTGACAATGTCGTGGAGCGGGGTCCAAACCTTGACTGGTATGATGGTCCAACTCTTCTGAGCCATCTGGAGAATATCGAGATCTCCAAAGATGAGAGCGCCCGCCCACTACGCTTCCCTGTCCAATGGGTGAACCGACCAAACCTCGATTTCCGTGGTTTTTCGGGCACCGTTTCCTCAGGTCGCGTCAGCGTGGGTGATGAGATCGTCGTTGCCAAATCCGGTAAAACCTCTCGCATCAAGGATATTGTTACCTTTGATGGCAGCCAACAGGATGCCGAGGCTGGTGAAGCTGTTACTCTGACGCTGGAAGACGAAATCGATATCAGCCGGGGTGATATCATCACTCAACCTGATCATCGGCCACATATCAGCAATCAGATTGCTGCTCACTTGATCTGGATGGATGATGCGCCACTTCTGGCCGGTCGCTCTTATGTGTTGAAAATCGGTTCGCAGGAAGTCAATGCATCCATTACCACCATCAAGCACAAAGTGGAAATAAACAGCTTTGCCCATGAAGCGGCCAGCAAGCTGGGTTTGAATGAAATCGGTTTTTGTAACCTCTCGACTTCTTCACCTATTGTCTTCGATAAATATGAGGAAGATCGTCAAACTGGTTCCTTCATTCTGATTGACCGCTTTACCAACCAAACAGTTGCAGCTGGCCTTGTCTGGTTCGGCCTTGGTCGTGGCGAAAATCTGGTTTGGCACAATCTGGATGTCGATAAGAAAGCGCGTTCAGAGCAAAAACACCAGAAAGCCAAGGTGCTTTGGTTCACCGGCCTGTCCGGTTCTGGCAAATCCACAATTGCCAATCTGGTCGAGAAGAAACTGCACGCCGTTGGCAAGCATACCTATCTACTGGATGGTGACAATGTACGCCATGGTCTGAACAAGGATCTGGGTTTCTCTGACGAAGACCGCGTCGAGAATATTCGGCGTGTTGGTGAGGTTGCCAAGCTCATGGCCGATGCTGGCCTGATCACGCTGGTATCCTTCATCTCGCCATTCCAGGCTGAACGCGATCTGGTGCGTGGCATGCTTGATGAGGATGAATTTGCGGAGATCTTTATCGATACACCATTGGAAGTCTGCGAAGAACGTGATCCCAAAGGGCTTTATGGAAAAGCGCGTAAGGGCGAGATCGCCAACTTTACCGGCATTTCGTCGCCTTATGAAGCTCCAGCCAACCCGGACGTCCATGTGAAGACCACAGAACGCAATGCCGAAGATGCCGCCCTTCATATCATCCGTGAAGTTCTGGGTGAGGATGGCATTGATCCGGATCTGGCTGATTTCACCATCTGA
- a CDS encoding NAD(P)/FAD-dependent oxidoreductase, producing MSNSNPAGKIWDAIILGGGAAGLMAAITAAKRGKQVLVLDHSKKPAEKIRISGGGRCNFTNLDIKPKNYLSDNPRFCISALKRYTQNDFIKWVESHHIRYHEKTLGQLFCNDSAQQIIDMLLGELRAHGGELRLHSQIKQVLREGELYSVASSSGMELARAVVVATGGKSIPKMGATSFGYDLAKQFGINVLPTRAALVPFTFSEQQKLWSVPLSGVAVDAIVKIGKTVFREGLLFTHRGLSGPSILQISSYWQEGVPVTIDLAPDVNILEELKKAREEHPKQDISNALGHILPKKLAKAIAARDGLSGHMATQSDKILRKAEENIHRWQIVPMGTEGYRTAEVTIGGIDTKELSSKTMEANNVPGLYFIGEVVDVTGHLGGYNFQWAWSSGYAAGMAL from the coding sequence ATGTCCAATTCAAATCCAGCCGGAAAAATCTGGGACGCCATCATCCTTGGTGGCGGTGCTGCCGGTTTGATGGCGGCCATCACGGCTGCAAAGCGTGGCAAACAAGTTCTGGTTTTGGACCATTCAAAGAAACCGGCTGAGAAAATTCGTATCTCAGGCGGTGGCCGCTGTAACTTTACCAATCTGGATATCAAGCCAAAGAATTATCTGTCCGATAATCCCCGATTCTGTATCTCGGCGTTGAAGCGCTATACCCAGAATGACTTCATCAAATGGGTTGAAAGCCATCATATCCGCTATCATGAAAAGACACTGGGACAGCTTTTCTGCAATGACAGCGCTCAGCAGATCATCGATATGTTGCTAGGAGAGTTGCGTGCACATGGAGGGGAACTGCGCCTTCATTCTCAGATCAAACAAGTGCTGCGCGAAGGTGAGCTTTATTCAGTGGCCTCCAGCTCAGGTATGGAACTGGCGCGGGCAGTGGTTGTTGCAACGGGCGGAAAGTCCATTCCCAAAATGGGAGCAACCAGCTTTGGCTATGATCTGGCAAAGCAGTTCGGCATCAATGTCCTGCCAACCCGAGCCGCCCTTGTACCCTTTACATTTTCCGAGCAGCAAAAGCTGTGGTCTGTGCCGCTCTCCGGTGTTGCTGTTGACGCTATCGTGAAAATTGGCAAGACCGTTTTTCGAGAAGGTCTTCTCTTCACCCACCGCGGTCTGTCTGGTCCCTCCATCTTGCAGATCTCTTCCTATTGGCAAGAAGGTGTGCCGGTAACCATCGATCTGGCTCCCGACGTCAATATATTGGAAGAGTTGAAGAAAGCGCGAGAAGAGCATCCAAAGCAGGATATCAGCAATGCGCTTGGCCATATCCTGCCAAAGAAGCTGGCAAAAGCCATCGCCGCGCGCGATGGCCTGTCCGGCCACATGGCGACGCAAAGCGACAAAATCTTGCGAAAAGCAGAAGAGAATATCCATCGCTGGCAGATTGTACCAATGGGAACAGAAGGCTATCGAACAGCCGAAGTCACCATCGGTGGGATTGATACCAAGGAGCTTTCCTCCAAGACCATGGAGGCCAATAATGTTCCGGGTCTTTATTTTATCGGTGAGGTCGTGGATGTCACCGGTCATCTTGGCGGTTACAACTTCCAATGGGCCTGGTCGTCGGGATATGCAGCTGGTATGGCACTATAG
- the cysD gene encoding sulfate adenylyltransferase subunit CysD, with amino-acid sequence MALARQSHLAQLEAEAIHIFREVAASFKKPVMLYSVGKDSSVMLHLARKAFYPSRIPFPLLHVNTGWKFRKMIEFRDQMAKDYEFDLISHTNPDGLRDNVNPFDHGSSLYTQIMKTDALKQALNAGGYDAAFGGARRDEEKSRAKERIFSFRSENHGWDPKNQRPELWSLYNTRIRDKESIRVFPLSNWTELDIWQYILSENIPIVPLYMAAKRPVVERDGSLIMVDDERLPLQPGEVPQEKLIRFRTLGCYPLTGAVESGADSLEEIVEEMLVAKSSERSGRMIDHDDSASMEKKKREGYF; translated from the coding sequence ATGGCACTTGCCCGACAATCCCATTTGGCACAGCTGGAAGCTGAAGCCATTCATATTTTTCGAGAAGTGGCCGCCAGCTTCAAGAAGCCGGTGATGCTTTATTCCGTGGGTAAAGACAGCTCGGTCATGCTGCATCTAGCACGCAAGGCTTTCTATCCTTCTCGTATTCCTTTTCCATTGCTTCACGTGAACACCGGCTGGAAGTTCCGCAAAATGATCGAATTTCGTGATCAGATGGCCAAAGACTACGAATTTGATCTGATCAGCCATACCAACCCGGACGGTTTGCGTGACAACGTCAATCCGTTCGATCATGGCTCCTCACTGTATACACAAATCATGAAAACGGATGCCCTGAAACAGGCACTGAATGCTGGCGGCTATGACGCTGCCTTTGGCGGCGCGAGACGCGATGAAGAAAAAAGCCGCGCCAAGGAACGTATTTTCTCCTTCCGCTCGGAAAATCATGGCTGGGATCCAAAAAATCAACGCCCGGAACTATGGTCTCTTTATAACACTCGCATTCGTGACAAAGAGAGCATCCGCGTCTTTCCCCTGTCAAATTGGACCGAACTGGATATCTGGCAATACATCCTGTCTGAAAACATTCCGATTGTTCCCCTTTACATGGCTGCCAAACGCCCTGTCGTCGAGCGTGATGGCTCACTGATCATGGTAGATGATGAGCGTCTGCCATTGCAGCCTGGTGAAGTACCACAAGAGAAGCTGATCCGCTTCCGTACTCTTGGTTGTTATCCGCTGACTGGCGCAGTGGAATCCGGTGCCGACAGTCTGGAAGAGATCGTCGAGGAAATGCTGGTGGCAAAGAGTTCCGAGCGCTCCGGCCGTATGATCGACCATGATGATTCTGCCTCCATGGAAAAGAAAAAACGCGAGGGCTATTTCTGA
- a CDS encoding EAL domain-containing response regulator has translation MPVILIVDDQNTNRQIYAKLAQGLAEDVKVTPLADPILALDWLKDNTPDLVITDFKMPRMDGDEFIERIRSQEHLSEIPVIAITIFEEKELRLRALDAGATDFLLSPVDHREFSARARNLLRLHRQNQILADRARHLEQSLTQSERDLESSTRHAQAQLARVIDTIPVMVSATDLNGNFLFMNVCKAKYLGLDIETVIGQDSIKILGEPRGKRARKIDQLVIASKKPVRAYEEEILGVDGRKRVFQTTKSPLFEDNGEVIGVVTNAQDISDRKAAEDHLRHLAHHDSLTGLANRILLRDRVEREIGRCRRGDGRFAIHLVDLDGFKQVNDVNGHAVGDELLIRVGEQLSDVIGADDLAARLGGDEFAILQANVRSDAEIARMAEAIKDALPQAITSMKAASEVTGSVGIATHPDDGGDFEQLMRNADLAMYRSKAANGNNICFFASDIEEREKDDFQTDELLRNALSNHLFELYYQPQVDLQSGRIIGAEALLRIRTEQGKIITPGEFLPRAERNGMIMPINEWVLRSACQQGAAWRKEGLPDISIGVNLSPVQFQRQSVPLLVGRLLGESGFPAHLLDLELTESIVLHDTEAVAIQLAQLRQLGVKISIDDFGTGCSSLSYVKHFPVDRLKVDQSFVRDMHENPSDAAIVRATISLGHSLGMEVIAEGVEYEQVSEMLSLEQCDSAQGYLFGKPQPASVMANLLRQQMQEDVPMSKEGAA, from the coding sequence ATGCCAGTCATTCTCATTGTTGACGATCAAAACACCAACCGTCAGATCTATGCCAAGTTGGCACAGGGTTTGGCTGAGGATGTTAAGGTCACGCCACTGGCAGATCCTATCCTTGCTTTGGATTGGCTGAAAGACAACACGCCTGATCTGGTGATTACCGATTTCAAAATGCCTCGGATGGATGGAGATGAGTTCATTGAGCGCATTCGCTCTCAGGAGCATCTGTCCGAAATTCCCGTCATTGCCATCACCATTTTTGAAGAAAAGGAATTACGGCTAAGGGCACTGGATGCCGGCGCAACCGATTTTTTGCTGAGCCCGGTTGATCATCGAGAATTTTCTGCACGAGCCCGAAATCTTTTGCGGCTGCATCGCCAGAACCAGATTTTGGCAGATCGTGCCAGACATCTGGAACAATCACTTACACAGAGTGAGCGCGACCTGGAAAGTTCTACCAGACACGCTCAAGCACAGTTGGCGAGAGTGATTGATACTATCCCCGTCATGGTCAGTGCGACTGATTTGAATGGCAATTTTCTGTTCATGAATGTTTGTAAAGCCAAATATCTGGGACTGGATATTGAGACCGTGATCGGGCAGGACAGCATCAAAATTCTGGGAGAACCAAGAGGAAAAAGGGCTCGCAAGATCGATCAGTTGGTTATTGCATCCAAAAAGCCCGTACGAGCTTATGAGGAAGAAATTCTTGGAGTTGACGGTAGGAAGCGGGTTTTCCAGACAACAAAATCCCCCCTTTTTGAAGACAATGGCGAAGTAATCGGTGTTGTAACAAATGCGCAGGACATCTCTGATCGCAAGGCAGCCGAAGATCATTTGCGGCATCTGGCTCACCATGACTCCCTGACGGGTTTGGCCAATAGAATTTTACTACGCGATCGGGTAGAGCGGGAAATCGGACGTTGCCGCCGTGGTGACGGGCGATTTGCCATCCATTTGGTTGATTTGGATGGGTTCAAGCAGGTCAATGACGTGAATGGACATGCCGTTGGAGATGAATTGTTGATCCGGGTTGGTGAGCAACTCTCAGATGTCATCGGGGCAGATGATCTGGCGGCAAGACTGGGTGGTGATGAATTCGCAATTCTTCAAGCCAATGTGCGTTCTGATGCAGAAATTGCCCGGATGGCGGAAGCGATCAAGGACGCCTTGCCTCAGGCAATTACTTCCATGAAAGCTGCATCCGAGGTGACGGGATCCGTTGGAATTGCGACACATCCGGACGATGGTGGTGATTTCGAGCAATTGATGCGCAACGCTGATTTGGCCATGTATCGCTCCAAGGCAGCAAATGGCAACAATATCTGCTTCTTTGCTTCAGACATTGAAGAGCGGGAAAAAGATGATTTTCAGACCGACGAGTTATTGCGAAATGCGCTGAGCAATCATTTGTTCGAGCTCTATTATCAGCCGCAGGTTGATTTGCAGAGTGGCCGGATCATTGGAGCTGAAGCTCTGTTGCGCATCCGTACCGAGCAGGGAAAAATCATAACTCCGGGCGAGTTCCTGCCTCGTGCAGAACGAAACGGCATGATCATGCCTATTAATGAATGGGTTTTACGATCAGCTTGCCAACAAGGTGCTGCATGGCGCAAGGAAGGCCTGCCGGATATCTCAATAGGGGTAAATCTTTCACCTGTTCAGTTCCAGCGGCAATCTGTGCCGCTTCTGGTCGGTCGGTTGTTGGGAGAAAGTGGTTTCCCGGCGCATTTGCTGGATCTGGAGCTTACGGAAAGTATCGTCTTGCATGATACAGAAGCTGTAGCAATACAATTGGCACAATTGCGTCAATTGGGTGTCAAGATTTCAATTGATGACTTTGGAACAGGCTGTTCATCTCTTTCTTATGTCAAACATTTCCCGGTTGACCGGCTAAAAGTGGATCAATCTTTCGTCCGTGACATGCATGAAAATCCTTCGGATGCAGCGATTGTTCGGGCCACCATCAGTTTGGGCCATAGCCTTGGCATGGAAGTCATTGCGGAAGGTGTGGAATATGAACAGGTGTCCGAGATGCTGAGTTTGGAACAATGTGATAGCGCACAAGGTTATCTCTTTGGCAAACCTCAACCAGCTTCGGTGATGGCGAATCTATTACGACAGCAAATGCAAGAAGACGTGCCCATGTCCAAAGAAGGAGCAGCCTGA
- a CDS encoding ATP-binding protein yields MPSLLGKVWYAGFHYKAKITQILANREDGEHEAQRSRVGMVVIWTSIHFAFMQAGYPDAERTFNLLFAPGMSYLGLAVILFLHLLYFPKPNPVRRVLSITSDASLLICSALTFGADQGFLLPLYLWMVFSSGFRYGTAYLTYGAILSVTSLSVLWGLQGGWTQAPITCIAKIAGMLLLIGYVSRFLKAFNYALEGEKQASRAKSRFLASISHEVRTPLNAICGLSDLLIESRIDGEQRRMAKTISESGQSLLHLINTLLDFSRAESGRMPEKLESFSLFALVGRVYRVSKVQSTKKGLNLTIHGDPALGSSYFGNMRFLEDCLINLLTNAIKFTEKGSVTLSISVVESEKNSQRLRFEVIDTGPGIPKDAQQAIFESFSQQDESILDRFGGSGLGLALCREYVHSMGGEISLRSEVGKGSNFSIEVPLQYRQIEREMMEPDCHFPMVLVTHDEDLVLSLGSNYMVDQAHASVEQGLQAVTEEAVRKGATPVLLLDRALIKEVPQEIEKRLAKSTNAGSLEFVWIGDEGEIAQAPALGYASSALSWIDRRQPRYDLRKLASFANHLHDSLDGITATSHENSPQSRTILVADDNKTNQMVIEKMLISMGHDVILVGDGQQALEQLQEGCFDLVLMDINMPVLNGLDASEQYTGICEEQGLVGTPILALTADANLEMEQACKVVGMQGCLHKPIDRTDLSKAIDLHAQVRTDNDNQGIDPVEPSQLQEQETKTNLEEVPVEQLSPVCETTVNDLVDLGGKDFVSELAEQFSHDAANALLKLSDAVDQTDSAAFRDEAHALRSASANIGAQMLFQTCLSWREIETSELESEGTQHLLRLQEEMQQAIEGLEQVLDVVLPKPGKLEFKKAG; encoded by the coding sequence ATGCCTTCTCTTCTTGGCAAAGTCTGGTATGCCGGGTTTCATTATAAAGCAAAGATAACTCAAATCCTTGCCAACCGTGAGGATGGCGAACATGAAGCTCAACGTTCACGGGTCGGTATGGTTGTCATTTGGACATCGATACACTTCGCGTTCATGCAGGCGGGTTATCCAGATGCAGAGCGTACCTTTAACTTATTGTTTGCGCCCGGAATGAGCTATCTGGGTTTAGCCGTTATTCTGTTTCTGCATTTGCTCTACTTCCCAAAACCCAATCCCGTCCGTCGTGTTCTGTCCATCACATCGGATGCTTCCTTACTCATCTGTTCAGCTTTGACGTTTGGAGCAGATCAAGGGTTCTTGCTTCCACTCTATCTTTGGATGGTGTTCAGCTCCGGCTTCCGGTATGGCACTGCTTATCTGACCTATGGCGCCATTCTGTCTGTCACATCTCTCTCTGTGCTTTGGGGTCTGCAGGGCGGCTGGACACAGGCACCGATCACTTGCATTGCGAAGATTGCAGGCATGTTGCTGCTGATTGGCTACGTTTCGCGCTTTTTGAAGGCTTTCAATTATGCTTTGGAAGGCGAAAAACAGGCGAGCCGTGCCAAATCGCGCTTTCTTGCCTCCATTTCGCACGAAGTACGTACGCCATTGAATGCAATTTGCGGTTTATCCGATTTGTTGATCGAATCCAGAATAGACGGCGAACAAAGACGCATGGCAAAAACCATATCGGAATCTGGCCAGTCACTCTTGCATCTGATCAATACATTGCTGGATTTTTCTCGTGCGGAAAGTGGCCGTATGCCCGAGAAGCTGGAATCTTTCAGCTTGTTTGCGCTTGTTGGCCGGGTTTATCGAGTGAGCAAAGTGCAAAGCACGAAAAAGGGCTTGAACTTGACCATTCATGGTGATCCAGCTCTTGGTTCATCCTATTTTGGCAATATGCGATTTTTGGAAGATTGTCTGATCAATCTTTTAACCAATGCGATCAAGTTCACTGAAAAAGGCAGCGTGACCTTGTCCATCTCGGTGGTGGAGAGCGAGAAAAACAGTCAACGTCTGCGCTTTGAGGTGATTGATACGGGACCAGGCATTCCCAAGGATGCGCAGCAGGCGATTTTTGAAAGCTTTTCCCAACAGGATGAGTCCATTCTTGATCGCTTTGGCGGATCTGGCCTCGGTTTGGCACTATGCCGGGAATATGTTCACAGCATGGGCGGTGAAATTTCATTACGGTCCGAAGTCGGAAAAGGAAGCAATTTTTCCATCGAAGTCCCACTGCAATATCGCCAGATTGAGCGCGAGATGATGGAGCCGGACTGTCATTTCCCGATGGTGCTTGTGACCCATGATGAAGATCTGGTGCTATCTCTTGGATCCAATTATATGGTAGACCAAGCCCATGCATCGGTTGAGCAGGGACTTCAGGCGGTGACAGAAGAAGCCGTGCGCAAAGGAGCAACACCAGTATTGTTGCTTGATCGCGCTCTTATAAAGGAAGTACCTCAGGAGATAGAAAAGCGGCTGGCAAAATCAACCAATGCGGGTTCCCTTGAATTTGTCTGGATTGGTGATGAAGGGGAGATAGCTCAAGCACCGGCCCTTGGATATGCATCTTCCGCACTTTCCTGGATTGATCGCCGACAACCGCGTTACGATTTGCGTAAGTTGGCATCTTTTGCCAATCATCTGCATGATAGCTTGGACGGGATAACCGCAACGTCTCATGAGAATTCTCCTCAGAGCCGAACCATATTGGTGGCCGATGATAACAAAACCAACCAGATGGTTATTGAGAAAATGCTGATCAGCATGGGACATGACGTCATTTTGGTGGGAGATGGTCAGCAAGCATTGGAGCAATTGCAAGAGGGTTGTTTTGATCTGGTATTGATGGACATCAACATGCCTGTTCTGAATGGACTGGATGCTTCCGAACAATATACAGGCATTTGTGAAGAACAGGGTCTGGTTGGCACGCCAATCCTCGCCTTGACCGCAGATGCCAATCTGGAAATGGAACAGGCTTGCAAAGTTGTGGGTATGCAAGGCTGTCTGCATAAACCGATCGACCGGACGGATCTCAGCAAAGCGATTGATCTGCACGCCCAAGTGAGAACCGATAACGACAATCAGGGAATTGATCCAGTTGAACCGAGCCAGCTTCAAGAACAGGAAACCAAAACCAATCTTGAAGAGGTGCCTGTAGAACAGTTATCTCCGGTTTGTGAGACAACGGTGAATGATCTGGTCGATCTGGGTGGCAAGGATTTTGTTTCTGAACTTGCCGAGCAATTCAGCCATGATGCTGCCAATGCGTTGCTGAAACTTTCAGATGCAGTCGATCAAACAGACAGTGCAGCCTTTCGCGATGAGGCCCATGCTTTACGATCAGCCTCAGCTAATATTGGTGCACAAATGCTTTTCCAGACATGTCTATCATGGAGAGAGATCGAAACCAGCGAGTTGGAAAGTGAAGGCACACAGCATTTGCTCCGCTTGCAAGAGGAAATGCAGCAGGCAATCGAAGGGCTTGAGCAAGTGCTGGACGTGGTATTGCCCAAGCCTGGTAAGCTTGAGTTCAAAAAAGCAGGCTGA
- a CDS encoding ABC transporter substrate-binding protein yields MKRKSIWSGLVAALMLVPVCNVANADALKIAIANFGEHPQLSAVAEGFKKEITSSGMSEGKDVVFTLDHVNFDTTLLPQMLAKINASKPDLVFAITTPVAQNALNMFADASYPMVFGAVTDPVAAGLVPSWEKGGKKMTGASDGLDIGATLKLVEKLFPKAETIGVPFNPGEANDVAMVASVKEAAKGTKFSVAEVSIDNTNEIPARVAALARKADLIYGSGSNLIQPAIAAVAASANEAKVPLLNSDDGPVRKGILPAAFSVSYKQIGHNAGKIALRLLKGEKTADIAPLRPAYEDHAITISRSAMDAIGAEIPAEFDNCDCIIK; encoded by the coding sequence ATGAAACGCAAATCCATTTGGAGCGGCCTTGTTGCGGCTCTTATGCTGGTGCCCGTTTGCAATGTTGCAAATGCTGATGCGCTGAAAATCGCAATTGCCAATTTCGGCGAGCATCCACAGCTCAGCGCGGTTGCTGAGGGTTTTAAAAAGGAAATCACTTCCTCAGGGATGTCTGAAGGAAAAGACGTTGTTTTCACCCTCGATCATGTGAATTTTGATACGACACTTCTGCCTCAGATGCTTGCCAAGATCAATGCAAGCAAACCAGATCTGGTTTTCGCCATCACGACACCGGTTGCTCAGAACGCACTCAATATGTTCGCCGATGCCAGCTATCCCATGGTCTTTGGTGCAGTAACGGATCCTGTTGCAGCAGGATTGGTGCCTTCCTGGGAAAAAGGCGGCAAGAAAATGACAGGCGCAAGTGATGGCTTGGATATTGGCGCAACTCTGAAACTGGTCGAGAAGCTGTTCCCGAAAGCTGAAACAATCGGCGTTCCGTTCAATCCGGGTGAAGCCAACGACGTTGCTATGGTGGCAAGTGTCAAAGAGGCTGCCAAAGGGACAAAGTTTTCGGTTGCAGAAGTCAGCATCGATAATACCAACGAAATCCCAGCGCGTGTCGCGGCTCTCGCACGTAAGGCTGATTTGATTTATGGATCTGGCTCCAATTTGATCCAGCCTGCCATTGCTGCAGTCGCTGCTTCGGCAAATGAAGCCAAAGTGCCTCTTCTGAATTCTGACGATGGCCCTGTACGCAAGGGCATCTTGCCTGCAGCATTCTCCGTTTCCTACAAGCAAATTGGCCACAACGCGGGCAAAATCGCACTTCGTTTGCTGAAGGGTGAAAAGACCGCCGATATCGCTCCTTTGCGCCCGGCCTATGAAGATCACGCCATCACGATCTCTCGTTCGGCAATGGACGCCATTGGTGCGGAAATTCCAGCGGAATTCGACAATTGTGATTGCATCATCAAATAG
- a CDS encoding helix-turn-helix domain-containing protein — MKQSPEKHDRVESDHPQHQDLGRRLRLSRKSKGMSLAQVAEAAGLAISTISRAERGLLALTYDKLIKIAEGLDVELSVLFGKSGESFKSNSLSVARLGDVQVQETATYRYEMLFADIWHKGMTPMTGVVKAHSRAEFDQFIEHPGEEFLFVLSGQLTVHTEAHEPVLLNSGESIYLDSGMGHIYTSAGEEDCRILVVCLTR, encoded by the coding sequence ATGAAACAATCACCTGAAAAGCACGACAGAGTCGAGTCTGATCATCCTCAACATCAGGATCTCGGACGCCGTTTGCGCTTAAGCAGAAAATCAAAAGGAATGAGTTTGGCACAAGTCGCCGAAGCAGCAGGGCTGGCGATCTCTACCATTTCCAGAGCAGAGCGAGGCTTGCTCGCTCTTACCTATGACAAGCTCATCAAAATCGCCGAAGGGCTTGATGTGGAATTATCCGTACTCTTTGGAAAGTCTGGAGAAAGCTTCAAAAGCAATAGCCTGTCAGTTGCGCGCCTTGGAGATGTACAAGTCCAGGAAACGGCAACCTATCGATATGAAATGCTGTTTGCCGATATATGGCACAAAGGAATGACCCCCATGACTGGTGTCGTCAAAGCGCATTCCCGCGCCGAGTTCGACCAGTTCATAGAACATCCCGGCGAGGAATTTCTGTTTGTCCTATCCGGACAATTGACCGTACATACAGAAGCTCATGAACCAGTCCTGCTCAATTCCGGAGAAAGCATTTATCTGGATAGCGGGATGGGGCATATCTATACATCAGCCGGTGAAGAAGACTGCCGTATCCTCGTTGTATGTTTGACGCGATAA